GAACGTTTACTTCCAGCTTCCCAATGGAAAGGTATTATTGCGGTGAGTCGCGGTGGTTTGTTTCCAGCGGCTGTGTTGGCTAGAGAATTAGGTCTTCGCCATATTGAAACCGTTTGTATCGCAAGCTATCACGATCATAACAATCAGGGAGAACTACAAGTTCTGCATGCAGCCCAAGTGCCAAATGGCGGCGAAGGGTTTATCGTAGTAGATGATTTAGTTGATACGGGTAATACAGCGCGTGCGATTCGTCAAATGTACCCTAATGCAAAATTTGTCACTGTATTTGCAAAACCTGCAGGTGCAGAATTAGTAGATGACTATGTGATTGATATTCCACAAAATACTTGGATTGAGCAACCTTGGGATTTAGGTTTAACCTTTGTGCCACCTCTCTCTAGAAAATAATTTTTATACAAAAAAGTGCGGTTAAAATAAAAGAATTTTTAACCGCACTTTCTTTCATTTTATCGTTTTTCCTAATTTTTCACGGTAAACTGGTTAAAATTTTACTCACAACAAATATCCGTATGCGACTTCTTATTTTAATCCTCCTTTCAGTATTAGTATTGTTTCAATATGATTTTTGGTTTGGCAGTAACGGCTTTTTAGATTATCGTCAAAATGCTGAGAAAATTAAGGAAAATCAAGCAGAAAATGAAAAGCTATCTCAACGTAATCAGCGTATTAATGCAGAAATTCAAGGATTAACAAAAGGTTTTGAAGCGATCGAAGAACGCGCACGAATGCAACATGGCTTAGTGAAAGAAAATGAAGTGTTCTATCATATTGTAAAAGAGAGTAAATAATGGCTCGTTCAATTATTGCGGTCTTGCCTGCGGCTGGTGTTGGTTCACGGATGCAAGCGGATAAACCTAAACAATATTTAACGCTGCTTGGCAAAACACTGCTTGAACATACACTCGATGTGATGCTTTCTTATCCTGCCGTATCTAAAATTATTTTGGCTGTAAGCAAAGATGATCCTTATATTTCTACACTATCGCTCGATCCTAAAATTCAGCTAGTGGAAGGTGGCGCAACGCGAGCAGAATCTGTCTTAAATGGTTTAAATGCAATTGCGGAAAAAAATGCGTGGGTGCTTGTTCACGATGCTGCTCGCCCTTGTTTACAACATGCTGATATTGATAAATTGTTAGCTATTGAAGATAAACAGGGTGCGATTTTGGCAATCCCAGCAACAGATACGATTAAACGGGCGGATAATCAGCAATGTATTGTGAAAACAGAAGATCGTAGCCAGCTTTGGCAAGCAATGACACCGCAGTTTTTCCCAGTAGATATATTAAGAGA
The nucleotide sequence above comes from Haemophilus influenzae. Encoded proteins:
- the gpt gene encoding xanthine phosphoribosyltransferase, with the protein product MSEKYVVTWDMFQMHARKLSERLLPASQWKGIIAVSRGGLFPAAVLARELGLRHIETVCIASYHDHNNQGELQVLHAAQVPNGGEGFIVVDDLVDTGNTARAIRQMYPNAKFVTVFAKPAGAELVDDYVIDIPQNTWIEQPWDLGLTFVPPLSRK
- the ftsB gene encoding cell division protein FtsB → MRLLILILLSVLVLFQYDFWFGSNGFLDYRQNAEKIKENQAENEKLSQRNQRINAEIQGLTKGFEAIEERARMQHGLVKENEVFYHIVKESK
- the ispD gene encoding 2-C-methyl-D-erythritol 4-phosphate cytidylyltransferase: MARSIIAVLPAAGVGSRMQADKPKQYLTLLGKTLLEHTLDVMLSYPAVSKIILAVSKDDPYISTLSLDPKIQLVEGGATRAESVLNGLNAIAEKNAWVLVHDAARPCLQHADIDKLLAIEDKQGAILAIPATDTIKRADNQQCIVKTEDRSQLWQAMTPQFFPVDILRDALSTGIQRGANITDEASAMELAGFRPHLVAGRSDNLKVTRPEDLALAEFYLTRNKL